The genomic region GTGAGCCGGCAAGCTCTTGTCACAGCCGGAGACGAAAGCGACGCAGTCAAAATGGCCGGTATTGGCATGAAGCTCACCAACCATTGCGAGCATCTCACGCGAGGCGAGGGAATAATTCATCGCCTCGGTTCCCTGCGCGACTCCGTCGCATATGTCGGTGCAGAAATATTGAGCCGGAGCGCCGCCTTCCTCCAGAATGCCGTCGCGCACATTGTCCGCCAGCGATTTCAGATGGACCGAGCACGGGTGCGAATCACCGCCCGAACACTCGATGAGCGCCCATGGCTTCTCAAGGTCGTTCTTTGTCCAGCCGGTTCCCAGACGGAGCGAATCGGCCTCGGGGGCGGCGGCTCTGCGTTCTGTGCTGAGCCTGTCTTTTTTCCGGTGCGGCATAAAGCCTCCTATTTTTCCAAAAGGATTGCGCGGCAGGGGGAACCGTCGCCATCGTGAATGCGCAGCGGCAGGCAAAGAAGCTCGTAAATCCCGGCCGAAACATCCGAAAGGTTCAGCCCTTCGAGAACTACCACTCCCGCTTCAAGCAGCAATCGATGAGCCGCATGATCTTCAGAACCGAATTTCTCGATCGAAAGATAATCAATGCCCACCAGCTTCACTCCGCGATCTGCCAATTGTTTTGCCGTCTCGCCTGTCAGGTACGTGAAATCCCTTCGGAAGCCGGGCTGCTTCCAGTATGAGGAGTTACGTGTCTTAAAAAGAATTCTCTTGATCCCGTTCAGATGCGGCGAAGCGACAAAATCCGGCGTGATGACCTCGGCGGCGCCCGTATCAATAATCAGCGCCGGTCCATGCAGCGTCTCAATCGGAATCTCAGAGATATTCCTGCCGCCCTCGATGACATGCAGAGGCGCATCAATATGCGTGCCCGTGTGCGTTCCCATGTTCAGCCGCAGAACGTTAACGATGTCGCCCCGCGAGATCCGCGAAAACGGAACCACTTCGACAGGGGGATCGCCTTCATATATGGGCATGGTCGCGCTGATAGGAACCGATATATCATAATACTTCATGTGCCAGCCCCGGGACAATTTCCTGCAAGACGCCTGCATGTAGCGGCATGAATAACAAGAGAGTTTCCTATCGGAGATGATTCGAGGAAGAATCGGGTGGATTCGGCTGGCTCCAGCGCTTCAGGGCCCTGACTTCCTGGACGAATTTTCGAATATCCTTTTCCAGACCCTGAACCATGTCGTCAAGCAACGTGGAGCTTGGGGTTCTGATAAAGCTCCCCTCGAGCAGCCGTTCAACGTCCTTCACCATGCGGTTCAGATACGGGCGCACGTTGCGCGTCGTATCATTGATTATCTTGTCGACGCGGCGCATCAGTTCGTCGTCGTTCGCCCGGGTATACTCCTGCTGGAGACCGCCTCCAAGTTCAAGCTGTCGAACGTCGGAATTTTTCATGCCCACCCACCAAAGACTAACGGCCAAAATACATGACGAATTATATCTATTTAATTCCTAAAATTCAAGGAAATACCCGAAACAAAGCCGGGAATCGGCTTCCTCCTGCGATTGTACTATAACTTCCCTCGCTGATTAAGGAAAGTTTCGACCGCCCAGAAGCAGAGAACATTGAATTGCAGCGCGTCTTATGAGTGAAGAACCGTTTCGTCGACCTGCGGTGCGAGCTTTTCCGGCATCAGGAACCAGAGGCTTTCCCAACCGGCCTGTCTGTCGTGCAACGGCCGCTCGCAGCGCCCGTCGGGATTCTATCCATCCCGTTGGCGGTGTCTCCAGGGTTACTTTGGTGAAATTCTATGCAGCTTCCCCTTGACAAGCCGGACGGCCTTCCATATAATGTAGATGCGGGGTGGAGCAGTCAGGTAGCTCGTTGGGCTCATAACCCAAAGGCCGCTGGTTCAAATCCAGCCCCCGCAACCAAGAAAATGAGAGGGACTTGGATTCTTTCTTTCTTTTGCCTATTTGGGCCTTAAATTGTACCCTGCCTGCTCTTCAGAGAAGAGTTCTACTTAAGCCTTCAAGAATCTGCAGCAATATATAAAGACACATAAGCTTTGGGTCTATGGGGTTTCCATCGACCGCCTAGCTGGTGCAACTGCATATCATACCAATCCGAGATCACTGCCTTTGGGAGGCAGGCCTCCAGGTCAAGTGGTGGTTTATCGTCGACAGGTTATCGATTTCAATCTACCGGTGGTCTTTGTACTTTCATTGAGTCTGATCCGGGAGAATGAATAAAGCGGGGGGAGATGTCAGAATAGTCTGAAAGGGGTGAGAGAGCGTTTTTTGGAAAATTCAGGACGTCTTCAACTCATGCACGAGCTGCCCTGCCGCAGTGAAAATCCGTCCTCTTCCCTCACTGATCACGCCTTCATAGGATTTGCCATCATCACACCAAAACGAAAGGGAAACCGTGCTTCCTTTGATGGACATCGCTCCGGAGTTTCTGAGGGTTTTCCCCATTGCGGCCGCCATGCCCTGGCACAGATTATCGATTGTCTTGGGCGTCACTACTCGCAGACCCAGCTTTTCAGCGGGTCCCCCTTCAGCTTTGCTTTGTTCGCCTCCAGGCTGAAACGGCGCGATATATGGTTCGCTCCCGATCTTTGCCCTCGTCTCCTCATATTGCGAGACTTCATTTCTTGACTCCGGGCAATCGGCCGAAGTTGAAATGACTACTTTGATAAGTTTTAGAGGAGGCTCGCTCGCCAGGTTCTGAGATAATGCGTATCCCGCCTCTCCTTTCGCCTCATCAAGGAGCCCCATTTCATGGAATGCCTGGGCGAGTCGCGCGTGATCGTCACCGTCACACTGCCCGATTCGTCCACCTATCCGTACCGCTTCCTCCAAATGCGCCGCTGCGCAGCCTGATTTCTGCAGTCGCATATATGCGATCTCCATATCTTTATGGATCTGATAGCGAATACTTTCATCCGGTTCGAAGGCGCAGGCCAAATCGAGTGATTCAATCGCTTTCTCGTACTGTTCGGTTTCCATGCAGCACTTTCCCAGAAAATACCGGCAATTGAATGTTTCCGGGCCGATGTTGACCGCTTTCTCAAAGTGGCCGATGGCCTCTTCAAAATCTCCTTTTCTCCCATACACGATGCCGATGTTAGTGTGCGCTTCCGCATATTCAGGATTGATACGGATCGCATTCTGGTAGAGCGATATCGCCTTGTCCCATTGAACGGGGTCCGCCTGATTCTGGCACGCCACCCCATAATTGAAGTGTATCTCGGGATCATTCGGCGATATTCGCAAAGCCTGCTCATAGAAGCTGCATGCTTCGAAGAACTGCCCATTTACGTCGAGCTGATTGGCGAGCACCATCTTTTCGCGAGCCGGATTTTTGCCGCCTCCACGGGAAATGACCGTCATTGTCTCGTCCGCAAATCCCCTGATGGTCGCCTCGAGAATCTCGCAAACGTCAGACGGCAGATCAAATGTTCGCATGGCCTCCTCGACGACTGCGACCGCCTTCCTGCTATCTCCCAACTTGTAGTATGCGGCGCCCAGACAGCTTATGCACAGGCCCAGTCTCTGCGGTTCGACGTCCTGATTCTGCAATGCGCATTCAAGCGCCTTTTTGTAATAAGCTGTCGCATGATCGAATTCATCCCGCCGCATTCGGAGCCGCGCAAGATTGTAGTGCAGGTCGTAGTCGTTGGGGTACGTCTTCATTTGCCATTGCAACAGTTCGAGCGCCTTGTCGTCATGGTTGAAGTCGGTAAGCACACAAGCCAGATTATTGACGTGCCGGCTGGCGATGCGCCTGACTTCAGAATCGGTCCATAATTCTTCCACCTTCCCTTCCCTCGCTGATGTTTCCGCTTTCCAAAATTTGGAGAGCGACCCATCATAATCCTCTGTGTCGAAGAGAAAGATGCTCTGGTTTAGCGCATCGACCGTGTGTTGGCGCGCAGCGTCGGGCGAAGTTGCTGTGCCGCGGCTCGCGCGCAGAGAATGTATCTTGCTCAACAGGTTGTTGAGAACATTCATGATTAACACCTCCTCATATTCGTCCAACGAACGGCGTCGCTGATTCTCGCCGGAACATGTTTCGGGTCTCAAAAGGAGCGCTCGCGATTATTTCCCCTTTTTCATGAAGAACGAACTGATGTCGAAGAGAAATCTCTCGTGCCGGCCACACTCTTTGCAGACAACGGATAACTCATCGCAGAAGACGCCGTTGACTGCCAGCATTGTCTGCATGTCATACCTGAAAGCCCCTCCGCACGAACATCTCGAGCGGCTTGCGTAGATGTATTCCTCGAGAACAGAGTTTACCTGAATCGCTTGCGGACCGGCGTTGCAGGCAGGACATACGTATACACTTTCCGGCAGTTCTCTTTCACAGCTTTTACATTTCATCTTTTTTTTCTTCTGTGGCCGTCGCTTTCGCTGAAACGCGCCACTTCGATTCCAGGTTCTTCTTTAAGAGCGGCTTTTTCCTCTGCAATTGCAATAACGATAATGGTCACATTATCTTTTCCGCCGGCTTCGTTCGCCGCTGCAATCAATCGCGTGCAGGCGGCGCCGGGTTTGGCCTCATCAGCCAAGATCGCCTTTATTCCCTCATCGGCCAGCATTTCCGTGAGGCCGTCGGAACACAGCAGGATGCGGTCGTCTCTCCGGACGGAGAACGTATGAATGTCCGGCAAAGGCTCGCCTTCCATTCCGACGTACCGGGTAAGCTGTCCGCGCGCCGGATGTGAATCCGCCTCCTTCTCGGTGATATCTCCCGACTCCAGAAGAAGCTGGATGATAGTGTGGTCTCGGGTCAATTTTCTGAGCCTGCTGTTCCGGAACAGATAGGCGCGGCTGTCGCCCATATGAGCAACAAAGGCCGTCGATGCGCGGAGGAGCACGAAAACTACTGTAGATCCCATGCCGGTCAGATCGGGTCTTTCTTCGCTTCCGTCGCGAAGGCTATTGCTAAAATTGGCCAACAGCTTGTACAGGATACCTGCAGTTTTCCTGCTCGACATATCCAAATGATCAGGTAACTCGCTCCTTACGAAATATGGGAGCGCCTCAACGACTATTTTTGAGGCGACCGCTCCACCCAAGTGCCCGCCCATCCCGTCAGCGACCAGGTACAGTCCGATGTCCGGATCCGCATACCAGGCGTCTTCGTTTTCGCGTCGAACACATCCGAGATCGGTCAGTCCCGCATGGGTTACCGTCAGCATCAGAGCGCTCCCTCCAGAGCTCGTTTGAAGGCCGCGGCCGATTTGAAGCCGATCACCGGCCTGTCAACAAGGGCTTTGTCAATGACCGCAGCAAGCTTTTTGGGAATATCCGGATTGCGTTCACGAATAGGAGCGGCGTCCTGGCTCAGGACTGCACGCCACACGTCTTCGCCTCTCGAGAAGTCGCGGGGGAATACTCCCGTCCCGCACACCATATTATACAGACAGGCTGCAACGGCCCAGACGTCCACTTCCGGTTTTGCGTGTTTGAAGTTGACCACCTGTTGGCGCGGTACGAAGCAGGGAGTTCCTCCTATCGTACCCGTTAATGTCTGTCCGCTGAGGCCCGCCGCATCGAATGCTTTTGCAAGGCCGAAATCGCCGATCTTCACCGTCCACGAATTCTCAGAGCCAGCCAGAAAAATGTTGCCCGGCTTGATATCTCTGTGCACCAGCCCTTTTTTCTCGACATATTTTCCGTCGGCAAGTTTGGCGCGGACTTCAACGTTGTGCGCGTACTCGAGCCCGTCGAGAGCCTGCAGCGTTATTGAACATGCTTCATCGATCGAGAGTCTGCCTCCGCGCTGTTCCATCAGTTTGTCGATACTGCCGCGGTCGCAATATTCGAGTGTGAAGAAGAAGACTCCGTCGGCGTATCCCGACTCGAAGAACCTGACGATGTGCGGGTGATTCAAGCTCTTCATGAGTTCGGTCTCACGGAGGAAATATTCTTTCAGCTCCGGCTTCACGGCCACTTGCGGAAGCAGGAGTTTCAAGGCGACGATCTGCTCGGTTTTTGTATTGCGCGCGAGGTAGACGCCGCCCATGCCTCCGCGCCCGATCTCACGGGTCAGCGCGTAGTCCGCTAGGCCCCGGAGTTCCTGTCTGCCCTGATTTCCTCCGTGCAGGAGAGCCTTCACCAGCGCGTTCAACTCGGATTTCTTGCAGGACAGGCAAATATAGTCGCCCTGCCGGTTTTTTCCGATCTCCTTCGAGACGTCTTTCCCGCATCTGGCGCACACGTGCTTGCGAGGCGCAAGAGGTTTCTTCTCCTTCGCCGCCTTCAGTTGCTTCCAGCACGCGTCGCACACAAACAGGTTGGGCGCCCGCCTGCAATTTTCCTTTTTCTTCTCATCGATTTCTCGAGAGCATTCATTGCAGAGAACAGGCGCAAAGACACCAACCTGGAAGACGGTACGCCCGAGCCTGATCTTGTCTCCCTCTTTGAGGTCGTACTCAGGAAAGTTCACTTTGGCGCCTTCTTCCGGCGTCTGGTTTTTCTCGCGGCCTCCTATCTTCCTGCCGTTCACAAACGTGCCGTTCAGGCTTCCGAAATCGCGGACGCGGATGTCGGGAGGAT from Candidatus Abyssobacteria bacterium SURF_5 harbors:
- a CDS encoding cyclase family protein; the protein is MQASCRKLSRGWHMKYYDISVPISATMPIYEGDPPVEVVPFSRISRGDIVNVLRLNMGTHTGTHIDAPLHVIEGGRNISEIPIETLHGPALIIDTGAAEVITPDFVASPHLNGIKRILFKTRNSSYWKQPGFRRDFTYLTGETAKQLADRGVKLVGIDYLSIEKFGSEDHAAHRLLLEAGVVVLEGLNLSDVSAGIYELLCLPLRIHDGDGSPCRAILLEK
- a CDS encoding tetratricopeptide repeat protein encodes the protein MNVLNNLLSKIHSLRASRGTATSPDAARQHTVDALNQSIFLFDTEDYDGSLSKFWKAETSAREGKVEELWTDSEVRRIASRHVNNLACVLTDFNHDDKALELLQWQMKTYPNDYDLHYNLARLRMRRDEFDHATAYYKKALECALQNQDVEPQRLGLCISCLGAAYYKLGDSRKAVAVVEEAMRTFDLPSDVCEILEATIRGFADETMTVISRGGGKNPAREKMVLANQLDVNGQFFEACSFYEQALRISPNDPEIHFNYGVACQNQADPVQWDKAISLYQNAIRINPEYAEAHTNIGIVYGRKGDFEEAIGHFEKAVNIGPETFNCRYFLGKCCMETEQYEKAIESLDLACAFEPDESIRYQIHKDMEIAYMRLQKSGCAAAHLEEAVRIGGRIGQCDGDDHARLAQAFHEMGLLDEAKGEAGYALSQNLASEPPLKLIKVVISTSADCPESRNEVSQYEETRAKIGSEPYIAPFQPGGEQSKAEGGPAEKLGLRVVTPKTIDNLCQGMAAAMGKTLRNSGAMSIKGSTVSLSFWCDDGKSYEGVISEGRGRIFTAAGQLVHELKTS
- a CDS encoding Stp1/IreP family PP2C-type Ser/Thr phosphatase, translated to MLTVTHAGLTDLGCVRRENEDAWYADPDIGLYLVADGMGGHLGGAVASKIVVEALPYFVRSELPDHLDMSSRKTAGILYKLLANFSNSLRDGSEERPDLTGMGSTVVFVLLRASTAFVAHMGDSRAYLFRNSRLRKLTRDHTIIQLLLESGDITEKEADSHPARGQLTRYVGMEGEPLPDIHTFSVRRDDRILLCSDGLTEMLADEGIKAILADEAKPGAACTRLIAAANEAGGKDNVTIIVIAIAEEKAALKEEPGIEVARFSESDGHRRKKR
- a CDS encoding FHA domain-containing protein yields the protein MPAKVTLTVTEGKLTGQNYEFAERTSCIMGRADECSPQLPNDQEHKIISRHHCLLDINPPDIRVRDFGSLNGTFVNGRKIGGREKNQTPEEGAKVNFPEYDLKEGDKIRLGRTVFQVGVFAPVLCNECSREIDEKKKENCRRAPNLFVCDACWKQLKAAKEKKPLAPRKHVCARCGKDVSKEIGKNRQGDYICLSCKKSELNALVKALLHGGNQGRQELRGLADYALTREIGRGGMGGVYLARNTKTEQIVALKLLLPQVAVKPELKEYFLRETELMKSLNHPHIVRFFESGYADGVFFFTLEYCDRGSIDKLMEQRGGRLSIDEACSITLQALDGLEYAHNVEVRAKLADGKYVEKKGLVHRDIKPGNIFLAGSENSWTVKIGDFGLAKAFDAAGLSGQTLTGTIGGTPCFVPRQQVVNFKHAKPEVDVWAVAACLYNMVCGTGVFPRDFSRGEDVWRAVLSQDAAPIRERNPDIPKKLAAVIDKALVDRPVIGFKSAAAFKRALEGAL